In a single window of the Bacteroides acidifaciens genome:
- a CDS encoding DUF6562 domain-containing protein: protein MRKSLYILAHCTFLLFFAFLVNGCSLHEEPELTPDGELGVDPTAVTLNLNLIMNLSLAERPPMAVSRATETKYLRRFIVEAYLDRQVVARQTVYEEDFNRSTLPVSMKLHARNYRILVWADYVNSETPEQGLVYDAENLAFILPAGKYIGNSRYKDVFAASTTVDLTSYRNDWGAETGLDVTLYRPVARYELIAKDVETFLYKLSTGSLKGESFTTLVKYSDYLPTGYNLWDDVPKNSLMYMEYKVAFERPADGTQELKLGFDYLLVGAGETASIPVELEILNEKNEVLARTILSIPCERNKNTTVRGNFLTSNVNGGIGIDPGYDGDLEVDLGEL, encoded by the coding sequence ATGAGAAAAAGTTTATATATACTGGCACATTGCACTTTTCTGTTATTCTTCGCTTTTTTAGTGAATGGATGCAGCCTGCACGAAGAACCGGAACTGACTCCTGACGGAGAATTGGGAGTAGACCCTACAGCAGTGACGCTGAATCTCAATCTGATAATGAATCTTAGTTTGGCGGAACGCCCGCCGATGGCGGTCAGCCGTGCGACGGAAACCAAATATCTGCGACGTTTTATCGTTGAGGCTTATCTGGATAGGCAGGTAGTGGCACGACAGACGGTGTATGAGGAAGATTTTAACCGTTCTACTCTGCCCGTCAGCATGAAGTTGCATGCCCGCAATTATCGCATCTTGGTGTGGGCTGACTATGTGAATTCGGAAACACCGGAACAGGGGCTTGTCTACGATGCGGAGAATCTGGCTTTCATTCTTCCTGCCGGAAAATATATAGGAAATAGCCGCTACAAAGATGTGTTTGCCGCTTCTACGACAGTAGACCTTACTTCCTACCGTAACGACTGGGGAGCTGAAACCGGACTTGATGTAACATTATACCGCCCCGTGGCACGCTATGAATTGATAGCGAAAGATGTGGAGACGTTTCTCTATAAACTCTCTACGGGCAGTCTGAAAGGTGAGAGCTTTACGACTCTCGTGAAGTACAGCGATTATCTGCCTACGGGATATAACTTATGGGACGATGTGCCCAAGAACTCGCTGATGTACATGGAATATAAGGTCGCCTTTGAACGTCCTGCCGACGGTACGCAAGAACTGAAACTGGGATTTGACTATCTATTGGTCGGTGCCGGAGAAACCGCTTCTATTCCGGTGGAACTGGAAATCCTGAATGAGAAGAATGAAGTACTGGCACGTACGATATTGAGTATTCCTTGTGAACGGAACAAAAACACAACAGTACGCGGTAACTTCCTTACTTCCAACGTAAATGGCGGAATAGGTATCGACCCCGGTTACGATGGTGATTTGGAAGTAGACCTTGGAGAATTATAA
- a CDS encoding DUF3575 domain-containing protein produces the protein MRHSKFNMRTMCLLAALSGMAVLSAQTPVKPRVQTSAAPEETTVYKLDGKKPVTVIGVPAKKGENKKEVSGKAGTRKAAALDGKRYLALKTNVLYDACALLNLAVEMQVHKKITVELPLTCSLWDLGSEHGVRTVALQPEARWWMGNEAGRGHFVGLHAHVAWFNVKWNDNRYQDVDRPLLGAGLSYGYKLPLSEHWGAEFTLGLGYANMKYNTYYNIDNGALLDTRVRHYWGVTRVGASLVYRF, from the coding sequence ATGAGACATTCGAAATTTAATATGAGAACCATGTGCCTGTTGGCTGCATTATCGGGTATGGCTGTTTTGTCAGCTCAGACTCCGGTGAAGCCCCGTGTGCAGACTTCCGCTGCTCCGGAAGAAACGACGGTCTACAAACTGGACGGAAAGAAGCCGGTGACGGTTATTGGCGTTCCTGCCAAAAAGGGAGAGAATAAAAAGGAAGTCTCCGGCAAAGCGGGCACGCGGAAGGCGGCTGCTTTAGACGGCAAACGCTACCTGGCACTGAAAACCAATGTGTTGTATGATGCTTGTGCTCTCTTGAACCTTGCTGTGGAAATGCAGGTGCACAAAAAGATAACCGTGGAACTGCCTTTGACTTGCAGCCTGTGGGACTTGGGAAGTGAACACGGAGTACGCACCGTGGCATTGCAACCGGAAGCTCGTTGGTGGATGGGAAACGAAGCGGGACGAGGACATTTTGTCGGACTGCACGCCCACGTGGCATGGTTCAACGTGAAGTGGAACGACAACCGTTATCAGGACGTTGACCGCCCTTTGCTGGGAGCCGGACTGAGTTATGGCTACAAACTGCCTTTGTCCGAACATTGGGGAGCGGAATTTACTCTGGGATTGGGATATGCCAATATGAAGTATAATACCTATTATAATATAGACAACGGTGCATTGCTGGATACACGTGTCCGCCACTATTGGGGAGTAACCCGCGTAGGAGCGTCACTGGTATATCGCTTCTGA